TATTGGCTCCTGGACCGCGGTTTCCATACTCAGCATAGTAACATGTGTCAAGGGCAAAGTTTCCGGACCAGTGCATCCAACCTGCAGGTTGGATGAAATCTGCCAAAGTTGATTCCATGATCACAGTTCTTGAGTACATCTTCCATGGCCGTCCCAAGTAGCTAGGAATCTTGAAACGCACAGGTTCCAGTAATTGCTCAGGAACAATGCGGCAGTTCTGGATTATTAAACCTGTGGTCTCCCGAATATTAGTTCTTCCTTGAGCTGTCACTGTATTTTGTTGATTGTCCATTGGCTTCCTTGCAATAATTAAGCAGTTCTGGAGGATAGCTGCTGCGTCACCAAAGATGAAATCAACTGTGCCTGACACCACACAATTGCGATAAAATTGTCTATGTGTTTGAGCATACAAAGTGTCTTGATATCCATCCATTCTGCAGTTGTAGAAGGCAGACATATCTGATTGGACACGAAGGGCTACCGCCTGGTGCCCCTCAGGTCCTGCTATGTTTTGAAATCCCATGGACTTGGCTATAAATCCATTTCCAACGGCACCTGAATGTTATTAAATTCGAGTCAGTTTCAAAGGGGAAAAAAATTATTGTCCCTGCGAGAAATCAACATAGCTGGATTCTATCTGAAtgttttttgtttcttcttttgcAATCTTTAAATGTTTATTCATTTTCATGTTTTATGGGAAAAGAGACAGAGGGGATgagaaaaattaaattaaaaaactcACTGAAGGAAGCACTCTGGTAAGTAGTGACGCCATCACGGTTGCATTTTTTTCCTGTGACTATTGTCTTTCGAGGTCCATCTCCGTACATGAATATGTTGACTTGATCTTTTGTAATGGTTATGTATTCATCATAAATTCCGGCCTTTACATATATGACGTATCTGCCTTTAAGGTTCTTAGGATACGCAGCAAGAGCAGCTGCAATGGTGTTGTATTGTCCAGAGCCATCCTTAGCTACTACAGCGTTTGGTGGTGATTGAGGGTTGTTGTTTCTTGCAGCCAATAGTTTCCGATCACCACTCGGAAGCCATGCAGGAAATCCATTCTCTGTATTGTGGACCGCCTCCTCATCATCGTTATTAGCTTCAAGCAATCGTCGGgatgttgctgttgttgctgatGATGTATTAGACGAGTTCCCAATGGGGATATTAAATGCGGAAAGGATTTCACTGATTGTAGCGACAATGGCAAGAACATTATCGGTGAGCTGTGTAGCATTTAAGAGGGAGGTAGAAATGGCATTTTTAAGTTCTGGCTGAGTGAAACCATCCATGCAGGTTTGTTGATAAGAGATGACAGCACTGAGCCAGTTTTTGAGCTCTATTTCCCTGTCAGCAATATTATGGAGTTCGTTGTCGCCTACTGAGGAGAAGGATGCTTGAAGCTCATCGATGGCAAAATGCAATAGGTCCTTGCAATCTTCAGTGGCCATCTTTTGCAAGGAATCATGTGCCTCTGCTTTGCCAATGGAAGCAGACCTCTCCATTCCAGCTCTAACTTCCTGAATGGCCACTTCAATGGCTTTCTCGATAAAGTCCTTTGGGGTGGCACTTTGGTTGTTGGCCATGGAGCTAAGGCTATTCACACAGGCTTTCTTATAGTCCGTTTGGGAACAAACGGAAGCAATGGATTTGGAAGTGGTAGCGAGCACCTTATCGTCCTTGTCATCATGGGATGAAGAGTCGTTGTTGGCACGATTAGTGCCAACGATAACAGCAATGACTACCCCAACAACAACGATAAGCGATAATCCAAATGCAACAAGCTTTCCCCCTTTCATTATTTATTCTTTTTTGTGCATGTATTTGTTTGTTGAAGTTAAAGAAAAGCAAATTAGAAAATATGTATATTACTTATTGGTGGTTTATTCTCAAGAAACAAAACAATAAATTGCAAATAGGATATAAAATGGTGATGTTGGAACGATGAAAAGGGAAAGAAGCATGGGGAATGAGGTTGATTAGTCACTTTGTCTCATCCACTTTTATCATAGAAAATGCATGGATTTCCTCTGAAATAGGAAAGCCAAACAGGGAATGTTGGGTGGCTAAGTTTAGGCAAGCTGATCTTTTGTGGCCATAGGGATGTTATTAAACTGAACACTAACGTGGCGGATATTACAATtagaaaaatattattgatatattTAGACTATTTAATAATTCTGACCAattaaatttcaaaagtaaattttttttatctatattatacaaaacaaaaatattaagtaaggaagccaagtgacaagctaataaAAAAGTTATATCATAAGATATAACAATTCTAAGTACAAATGATGTAATAACGATAGACAATgaacaaaaaagagaaaacaattaGGTATAGAAATATAGAAGATAATACTTATTAAATTTAGATGagaaattatttttgaaattattaTGAGAAAAGTCATGTATAAAATGGACAATACCACATATTTGATATCTTAACAGATGAAGTCAAAAATAAAAAGTATCAAATAATAAAAATTTGCAAGTAAAAagtaaatattaaataaaattaagaaacTAAAAAACTTAAATTTTATattggaaaaaaaagagaagaaaaatttaGATGTTTATTGcgtaaaatacaaaaataaaaaagggcaGTCCGAtgcactaagcttccgctatgcgcggggtccaggGAAGGGCGGATCATAACAGTTTATTGtatgcagtcttaccctgcatttctgcaagaggctatttccaccgcgaacccgtgacctcctgatcACATGATAGCAACTTTATCAATTACGCCAAGGCTCCTCTTCCGCCAAGGCTTCCCTTCCAccaaaaatataattatttaaaatttcaATAGATTTTTTAACTTGACTTCACAATTTTGGTTTTAAAAATTAATATTACTATAATTATAGGTAAATTTATTAATTAGGATAATCAATTAAAATATGATATAAAAAATTATACAAAGTGTGGGAATAGAAATAATGTTTAGATATCTATAGTTTGAATtagttaaaataataaataagtactcaaaataatattaataaatttaGACAAATGAAGAGGGAAAATagaataaaagtaaatgaaaaagTTTAGGAGTAAGAAAAACATATATCTATGTTATATTAAAAAGAGATTACTTAACAAAAATATTAAATGAAGTGACAAGCTAATAAACGACATAATAACAAATAAACTAATACTAAATATAATAGATTATGTAATAAAAAAATGAAGAACTGAAAAATTATTCGAAGACTAagaatattttttaatttcataAGTTTTTTTATTAGCATGTTTTACTGGATAACAAGGGAGCTGAAATTTAATTCAAGCAATATGATATAACATGCTCAAACTAATTAAATCACATAATTTGATTAATATTCTTTAATATTTTTCCGCGCATCAGGCAGGTACTAATATTAGTATTATCAATAAATAGATCCCCGGGTACGAGGATTAATGTTCTTAAATTGAAATATTTACAGAGTCTTCACAACAAACATAACCTCCCAACATCAAACATCAAGGTAAGGGTTCTTGCGAATCTCCTAAACGCGATAAATGGAGATAAGCATCAGTACCTGTAAAGCAGTAAAAAGAGAAAGTGCACATCAGGTACTACTACTACTCCCTACTGTACAAAACTAAATTTAATGTTATTTCGTAGTGCTTAAGCACTTTATTAacattaaattaaatcccattcaAAACGGACAGACTCGCCATAATCTTGTGATCAAGTCACATAAGTCATGTTACTGGAATTTAGGGCACCACAGATAAATCTTTTCGCATGATGAAAATACTACAagtttatttatcaataacagaAGATTATCAAGCATTCCTCTTCGTTAGTTAAACAAATTTCAGGGTTAATAGCTGCGTATGCACAATATTATGCCTCGTGAGATGCACCCATAATAGGTTCAACACTTGTCCTAAATCTTTAATCCAAATTTAACAACACTAGTGGAAGGCATTAAAGAATGTGCTGCTCatatacaacaacaacgacctagtgtattcccacaagtggggtgTCAGGGGAAAGAATGCGTTCCTCATGCACACAGGATTTTAGATATTACCAGATTACTTATATTCTTCTGAGGTAATCAAAATCTGAAACTTGTATAGGCGTGCCCCACTAAAAAAGGCCACTTATTCTCTTAGTAAAAACATTTATTTGTATGGCATAGATCAGCAAATACGATTACACAATTAGCCACAAAAACACCATAACAACCTTTATTCCAGTCTACCAATCTAGAGATTGAAATTCATGCATAAAAGGGCGAGAGGTAGTGTAACATACCATAGCCTTCCATGGAGATAATTTGTAAATCCCCTCCAAAGTAGCGAGCATATAAACGACTTATTGGAAGTCCATATCCATAACCAGCCAATGTGGACAGAGTAGCTACATCAGTTGTTTCAAGGTCTGAGTGCTCATCCAAGGGATTCCTGGCAGTACTGTAGAGATAAGTAAAAATTTTGGGAAGGCCGCTTCTTGGTATTCCACCACCTTCATCTGAAACCTACACAGCACATGAACCAGATTTGATAAGAACGGGAAGGAAAATAGTGAGATAGACCTCCTTCCAGCAACAACTAAGTCcagaacaaagaagcaaaaaggtCCCGTCACAATAAGTTCTTAAATAAAGCACTTGAGAAGAGACCATGCCTTGATGGTAACATCCTCTAGACCATCAGCAACTATTATTCGAATAGGAGGGGCAACTTTGTCTGAGTCCATAAATCGCTCTTCCACAGCACGCAAGGAGTTCTTAACCAACTCAAAAACCATCAATTGCAGATGTGTTGGCACATAACTGTCATGGATCCCcgaaaagaaagaataaaatataTGGCATAAAGCAAAGTAAACAAAACTTGCCACAACTACAAGAGTCAAATTCATTTACATTTTGCTACCCCAATAACACAAGGGAAACACATAGGTCAAACAGAATCCCATGGAACAAAAATGATGGACAGCTTGATGAGAGATGTCTAGCATATTGGATAATGGGAATGAATTAGGAGCAAATGACGTACGGGAATGTAAAGTCTGGATCCCCATAAATGTGGACATCAGGTGCACTGCCATATTCACGCGAGCAAATACAACGGGCATCCTCGCTAGCACTCCGTGCAACCTCCAACGGGGACATTTTTGTATGTATATAGCCCACACAATCAGGAGGCGGATTAGGATCGTGTAGTGCTACATGCTGCCCTGAGTTTGACAGGAATTCAGAATTttaaaaaacatatatatttgcCACAATTTACTAAAAATATCTAGCCATTGTATAAATAGTATTACTCAAGTAGATATAAGGCGGGAAAGAGATGAGGCTAACCAATAAGCATCCGTATCCCAATTCTAGACATGTAAAAGCGATCAAGAAATTGGTGTATTTCATCCAAATCCTTATAATCAACCTTAAGGTCCAGATCTTTCTTTAGTTGTTGAACTCCCAAAGCCATCATAGGAACAACATTGTTGTGCCGGACCTTAATCATTTTAATCATTCGTGTGAATTCCAACTCATCATTTTGATCCTTTATATCCGGAAAGGATCTAAGGTCCCGGAAAGAATCCAAATACCAATCACGGACCTAATAGAGAAAACAAGCACAAAGATTTAGAAAACGGAGTAATCAGCAGCTCTCAACTATATATTTACTAATTTAGAAAGACCATTGAAGACAAATTAGCTCGCAAGGTTTTTGCTTTATGCCACGGGAAATAGTTATATATTGCTATAAGAACTCTAAGAAGAAAACAGCAGACACATTGTAAAGAATGAAACATTGTTGAGGTAgaagggaaaaaaaaagaaataaaagggtAAACCATCTTAAGTAATTAACTATAAATCGTCAGTTAATCACAAGGTTAAGACAGCGAACGCATTAGTTTAACCATCTTAAAATTAAAAACCTAGCAACAATTTCTTAATAGAATAATCAAAGATTTCCAAGCAAAAGAGGAAAGAGAAAAGAAGCTACCTTTAGAACAGCAGGCTTAAGAGATAAGCCATAGGGAAGGTTTTGGAGGTCAATAGCCCTGCGAGCAATCCTTATAGGCAGTTCCTTGTGAAGGAATTGAGAAGAAATCAACAAATTGCGGGCAGTTGGTGTGGAGCCAAACTCCAACATGTACTTGAGACTCACACCAGTCTGCTTCATGGAACCCCATCGCTGCACCTCCTCAAACAGTCCCTTTGAAAAGGACTCATATAGTTTCTTCGCTGCCATGAGATCTTGAAGAAATTACTAGTAAAAGAAGTATAATTTTGGGTATTTACGAGGCGTAACTGCTGGCATATATTGCAATCCACGCCATGGCTAAAACTAACCACAAGTTTTGAGCCTTTTTATCTATTTTCTGACACGACCACCACGTCCACTTACCACTTGTTTTAAAGTCGGTCTTGCCCACACAGAGGGAGTGTGTGTGTTCCTTTTTGTCCTATATTCTCTATTGGTATGTCAGGAAGTAGATGTAAAGCGGAGAGATCCATCAAAATTCAGATAAGGGAGAAAAGAGAAGGGCATGGGAATAGTATAAGTGCTAGACGGGCGGCTGTTGCCTAGGGATGGGTATGGCCATATGGCTGGGTCGGACTGAGCAATGAGGTCTCGGCTCGGCTATCCCCAACGGAGTGAATCTGATACAAGCAACTGTTGGGTCCCTTTGACCCAATAATTGACTGTGTGATTTGGGTCATCCATTTTAACGCCATTGTTTACCCAAAAATtgggtaacaattaaatttgtacttgttttaaggatatgtggttTAATCCAACACGAACAATTAAGATTATTAAATAAATGAGTTAGAAATAAAATAAACGTTCAAACCAGTTGCAATATTATGGCAAAGCCTGAACCTAGACTAACTAACGACCTCGTCCTTGGTTGGATCCTCAATTCAAGCCCAGTCGTGAATGAAGAACAAAACAAATGAGCAAAACTTTAACAATAGCTAAAAGGCAGAAAATGAACTTGTATTGCTTTGATTTGCGTGCTACAAATTGTCCAAATATTCATACATTGCTCCTTCAACCTTCATATCTTCATCTTCAATCCTCATACATTCCCTATGGATATTCAACCCGTCTTCATACCTTCATCctatcttcaaatcttcatatttcCCAGATTACGATGGAAAAACCTTCCCAGTCAGTGCCTCAACAAATTGCTCTTTCATCTTCCAACCCGGCCACAGATATCGAGGTGGCCATTCCTGAGGTGGCTCAAAAGCCCCCCGTGAAGAGCTTCGTACCTGGAGGCTGCTCTATCGGGAACGATTTTAACGTGGAGAATACCTCTAGTCAACATGACCAAGGCGAGGGAGCCTGGAGATACATATGCTCTGTTACTGAGGAAACACTATCTATAGTCCGGGTGGACTGTAACTGGGAGGGTAAAGAGGTGGTCATTATATCATTACTCACGTGGAGGGGTACTTGGGTGTTTATACTTACCCTTCACGCTCGCCTCGATGGACCCTATAGTCCTTGCCTTGTGCAAAAGGTACGAGGTGTAACTTGGGAAAATCCACCCGTCTTTTTGGAGGATCGTAATCCTTTTACGACACTTTGTAAACAACAACCAGGCACCTCGGTTCACCCTCGACCATTTTCTTTGCCTATACAGTCCCCGAATCTTTCGAGGGGGACTGATCAAGCTTGTTCGCCGAGCAATTAAGGCTTCGTTCTCGAGCATCGACGAAGACAGAGACCGAGACGTGCAAGGGAGGTTCGTTCGGGTGAAAACCGAAGACCTTATCCCTTCCGAGTTCCTAccattccccgagaagtggaacaTATCCTGTAAGTTTTTTCTTTCTCTAGTATTTGTCATTTTCCTTTATTATTTCTCTCATTACCTATAATTGTCACCGTGTAGATGTTGCCCAAGTTCCTAGTGCAGTTTCccgcttcaaggaatggatcgAGGGGATCTGCTAATAGATGTCACACTCCGAGCGCGAATGACGCAAGCTCTCGAAGGGCAAATGGGCCCATGGTGAGGCTCTTTCCCAGATAATTTCCTTCGTACTTTTAGCTTACATACTGataagtcttttttttttcttacagGTTTGTCTAAAACCACCGAACTCAAGTCGTTGGATGAGGACAAGGATCCGTCCTCGCTTGCCGAACCCTCCGCTTCGGGACAGCCTTGGGTTGCCGCAAATaaagagaaaaacaagaagaagagaAAGTCTTCGGGTTCCTTGGATGccgaggtgaagaagaagaaggtgacCATCAGAGTCCGGAAAAGCAAAAAGATTACCAAGTCTAGGGTACCGGACTCTGACTCCCTCTATCAGCTCAGAGATTATCCCGAGGATGATGACCTTGAGTTTGTTGCTCATGGGTCGACCCTTATTGATGGGGAGCAGGCGACGATCATGAAAGAGGACCACGATGTCGATCCTCCTCTAGCTCAGGAACTAGGGGAGAGACGAAAGCTACAGCCTCCCGAGAAGCCGCTCCTGTCCCAAAGGATGCAACCGATGTCATTGACATCATGGAGACACCATCTTATAACGAGTCCATGCGCGAAGAGGCCCAAGTAGGCAAGGAGAAATCCAACGACATGGCACAGGGCCTAGATGATGCCCTAAACACGTTCTTCGATGGCATGGACATGATCCCGTTGGAGGATGTTTTCGATCTTGGTCACTTGGAGGTTCCCAAAAAAGATGTGCCATCGGGAGTGGGTGAGCCGAGCTCGAGCCCAAAACTAGTTAAGTAATTCCTTGCCTCGAGTGTAGACTCCGAGCATAAAAGAACGGTCATTCTTACTATCCCACAGATGCTCGGGCCTTGTCCGCCCCGGTGAGCGTAACTAGCTACCTTTGGTTCTAACTGACCGATGAGGACCAGGCAAAGATGAACGAGGTGGGCACATTGAGCCTATTCAACGAGGCACAACAGGCGATGAACCGGGTAAGGCGTCTACCCTTTGTGCCCCTTTGTGAACCTTACTTAGTTTTAGACGTGTTCTAATAACTTCATTATTTTTTAGGCTTCAGTGCTTCATCATGAAAGTTTTCTTCGGTTCCTCTTGGAGATCAGCCAACTCAAGTTCGAGCTCAAAGAGAAAATTCGGAAGAAGGACATGTATAGGGCTCTAAGAAACAAGACGGGGCCCACAAGGACCCCCGATTCTTCAAGCCGAGCTGGAAAAGTCCATGAAAGAGACCTCTACCTTAAAGTGGGAGCATGCTGACCTGGTCGAGAAGTTAAAGTTCTTTAAGGCTAAAAACGAGAAGTTACTCGTGGTGACTAACAACACAACTTCGTAGGTCCAAGAGAAGATAGACCTGATCAACCAGCTTCGGGGTGAGATGGATGAGGTCAAGGCCACGACCGAGGCGTGGAAGGGCAGGATGGACCTATTGGTTTCCGAGAAAGAGGTTGCAAAAGAAGAGTTTCCATTGGCCAAGGACCAACTCGGGTGGCAAAGTACAAGGCCGATAAGTGGTCCCAGCTATATGATGATCTCCAGGCACAGCTGGACTCGACCGTCATGGAACGGAATGCCCTCGGACATGAATATGCCGCACTGAGGTCCAAACTGGATGCAAACTCTTTTGATGTCAAGGAAACACTGGCCGAGTATAAGGCTAATATGGTGGTAGTCGATGCCCACTTAAAGATGTATATAAAGCAGCTAACCCACCCTCGAAGAGATCCATGCCCGAGGTTTTGACATGTCGGCTGATATTGAAGAAGCCAAGAGAATTGAGGCTGAGGCAAAGGAACTCTATGAGCCGGAGGGTCCCAAAGGCTCTGAGGGTTTCGAGGGTGTCGACGGTTCTGGTGATGAGTCGAGCCCCTATGAGGACCAGGTGTAAATGCCTtagttctttttatgtttttccttgtgtattttcttttttgtttattttgaggtCGTTTTGTCGTGCCTTtgtaaatatttttcggaatatATTAAATTTCCCCATGACAATATCGTATCTTTACTTTCCAGCATCTATTTGCAATTTTTTATTTGTGTATCATTTTtaatgccttagcataaaatCAAATATAGTCTAGAGCATCCATTCTTCGGAGGCCCAAATGGGGCTCGATTTTGATGGAAACTCTGGATTATTTGTGGCTTCGAGTCTTTGACAAAACCAAAGGTTTTTAAAATTCTTAAGTGTCTTAGAGGATGTTTTTTTTAGGGTAACCTTTTAATAGGTTTTGATTTTTCGTAAGGGCCTTACTTTCTGAGTACGGacttcggacgtctccgagccgttTTAGGATGGTCATAGCCTTTTGTGTTCAGGCACTGCCTGATAGGCTTGGTGCCTCCGGGATTTGGCAGCTCGGGTCGTCCGCATTTTTACTGGTtgatagtccccgagtggggtAGCTCGTGGGCTTTAAGATCCAGGATCGCAGAAGTAAAATGCACAGTAATAAAGTTTAATGGAAGTAGAAATTTCTTTCATTGCTTAATATGCAAGGTACATGATTAGAAGCATATAAACCTTGTGCCGTGGCTAGAGTGGACTATGTGGGGACGGTTCGCATGACCGTTTGACCCTTACAAAGAATCCTAAAGGCTTCAGTTCCTAGACCAGAGGAACCAAGGTGTCCCCGGTGCTTCATTTCGAACTAGTACAGTATGCCCACATGACTTCGAGCATGATCTCCTTCCATTTTTCTTTCGAACCGGTCAACCTCTTTTTCAGATTTTGGAGTATAGTTTTGTTTATTGATTCTGCAGGCTCGTTCCCACTCGGGTGATAAGGCATTTATAGTATCTTCTTGATCTTTTGATCTTCGAAAAACTTACTCACCTTGCCGCCGATAAATTATTTTCCGTTGTCGCAAACAATCTCGGTCGATTAATGAATTATTTTTTGTTGTCGCAAACAATCTCGGttggtatcccaaatcgacatattATGTGATCCCATATGAAGTCAATGGCTTCTTTCTCTCGGACTTTCATATTCCTGACATCCCCAAATATAATGGGACCACGGATCCAAATGAGCATGTGACCTCTTATATATGCGCGCAAGGGGAATGACTTGGAAGACGATGAGAAAGATTCGGTGCTACTGAAGTAGTTTTGGGAGACTTTATCCAAGGGAGCAATGATATGGTGTCACAACTTGCCCCCAAATTCcattgattcgtttgctatgcttgcagatgctttCGTAAAAGCCCATGTCGAGGCCATCAAAGTCGAGACCAAAAATTCAGATCTTTTTAAGGTCATACAGAGGGACAATGAGATGCTCAGGGTGCTTGTGTCAAGGTTCTAGATGGAATGGATGGACCTACCCCCGGTTGCCGATGATTTGGCCGTTCAGGCATTCACTTAGGGGCTCAATCCCCGAATTTCCTTGGCCTTCGGGTGCTTCTCAAGCTATTGGCCGGGGTTCCCCGCAAACACTATTTTTGGGATCAGTTGGAAAATTGATGTTGATGGCCACCTGGACACTGTTAGGATCGGTAGGAGGCACATCGTTGTTGGGCACCAAATTATTATTTTCCGATGATAGCCAGACTCAACGTCAATGTTCAAGTGAGAAGATTGAGAGTTTGATATTTTTGGGATAACCTGAAATTAAGACTTCAAAGAACAACTGTAAAATAGGGTGTATTATGGAGGTTCGTATCAAATCACCATTATTATCTTAAGCCCCATGGTAGGCGCAAAACAGTTTACCCTAAAATtgggtaacaattaaatttgtacgaggttttaaggatatgtggttTAATCCAGCACGAATAATTAAGAATATCAAATAAatgatttagaaatgaaataAACATTCAAATCAATTACAATATTATGGCTAAGCCTGGATGTAGACTAACTAACGACCTCGTCATTGGTTGGACCCTCTATTCAAGCCCAGCCGTGACGAAGAACAAAACAAATGAGCAAAACTTTAACAATAGCTAAAAGGCATAAAATGAACTTGTATTGATTTGATTTGCGTGCTAAAATGTgtccaagaaaagaaaaacctcctctttatatagtaggaga
This genomic stretch from Nicotiana sylvestris chromosome 9, ASM39365v2, whole genome shotgun sequence harbors:
- the LOC104246012 gene encoding probable pectinesterase/pectinesterase inhibitor 13, whose protein sequence is MKGGKLVAFGLSLIVVVGVVIAVIVGTNRANNDSSSHDDKDDKVLATTSKSIASVCSQTDYKKACVNSLSSMANNQSATPKDFIEKAIEVAIQEVRAGMERSASIGKAEAHDSLQKMATEDCKDLLHFAIDELQASFSSVGDNELHNIADREIELKNWLSAVISYQQTCMDGFTQPELKNAISTSLLNATQLTDNVLAIVATISEILSAFNIPIGNSSNTSSATTATSRRLLEANNDDEEAVHNTENGFPAWLPSGDRKLLAARNNNPQSPPNAVVAKDGSGQYNTIAAALAAYPKNLKGRYVIYVKAGIYDEYITITKDQVNIFMYGDGPRKTIVTGKKCNRDGVTTYQSASFSAVGNGFIAKSMGFQNIAGPEGHQAVALRVQSDMSAFYNCRMDGYQDTLYAQTHRQFYRNCVVSGTVDFIFGDAAAILQNCLIIARKPMDNQQNTVTAQGRTNIRETTGLIIQNCRIVPEQLLEPVRFKIPSYLGRPWKMYSRTVIMESTLADFIQPAGWMHWSGNFALDTCYYAEYGNRGPGANTNNRVKWKGFKVITDRNEALQFTTAPFIQGNQWLGSTGSPYYLGLKN
- the LOC104246029 gene encoding pyruvate dehydrogenase (acetyl-transferring) kinase, mitochondrial-like, with translation MAAKKLYESFSKGLFEEVQRWGSMKQTGVSLKYMLEFGSTPTARNLLISSQFLHKELPIRIARRAIDLQNLPYGLSLKPAVLKVRDWYLDSFRDLRSFPDIKDQNDELEFTRMIKMIKVRHNNVVPMMALGVQQLKKDLDLKVDYKDLDEIHQFLDRFYMSRIGIRMLIGQHVALHDPNPPPDCVGYIHTKMSPLEVARSASEDARCICSREYGSAPDVHIYGDPDFTFPYVPTHLQLMVFELVKNSLRAVEERFMDSDKVAPPIRIIVADGLEDVTIKVSDEGGGIPRSGLPKIFTYLYSTARNPLDEHSDLETTDVATLSTLAGYGYGLPISRLYARYFGGDLQIISMEGYGTDAYLHLSRLGDSQEPLP